The DNA sequence GCACCTAGTAATAAAATCAACATCGGCCAAATTGGCTGTGGCCGCATTGCCCAGGGACACGACATGCCTGGAACTTTGCAGCATGATGTTGCCCGCTATATTGCGGTGAGTGACCTCGATAAAAATCGAATGGCTGATGGAAAAAAACTGGTGGAAGATTACTACAAAAAGAGAACTGGTCAGGATAATTACGTCAACGTGAAAATGTACGACGATTACAAAGAGATGCTCCTGAATAAAGACATCGATGCCGTGGTGATCAGTACGCCTGACCATTGGCATGCACAACCCGCCATTGAAGCTGCTTTGGCCGGGAAACATGTTTATGTGCAGAAACCCACCTCTTTAACGGTTGCCGAAGGCCGAATCATGGCTAACATTGTCAAAGAGAAGGGCATTATCCTTCAGGTTGGAACTCAGCAACGTTCGTCAACACAATTCCGTGTGGCTGCCGAGTTGGTTCGCAATGGCCGCATTGGTCGTTTGCATACCGTAAAAATTGGATTGCCGGGTGATCCTTCTGGTCCTGAAGCTGCTGAAATGCCTATCCCAAAAGGTTTCAACTACGACATGTGGTTGGGCGAAACTCCATATGTACCTTATACTGAAATAGGTGTTCATCCTCAAAAGGGATACGATCGACCGGGTTGGTTACGTCGCGAACAATTTGGCGCCGGAATGATCACAGGATGGGGACAGCATCATTACGATTCAGCTGCATGGGGAATGGATACCGAATTAACGGGCCCGATTTCGATTCAAGCAGTTGCCGAATTCCCAAAATCAGGTTTGTGGAATGTTCACGGCGATTTTATGGCCAAAGCCGAATATGCCAACGGAATAACCATGTACACCAGTGGCGGCTACCCGAATGGAATTCGCTACGAGGGAACCGAAGGATGGATCTTTGTTTCGAGGGGCGACTATGTGGCTTCGGCCAGCGATCCGGTTTCGAAAGGACAAAGAGCGAAGGCTTTGGATGCCAGCGATCCGAAAATTCTGGAATCAGTTATCGGCGAAAACGAAATTCACTTGTACAAAAGCGATGAGCAGCATGGTAACTGGCTCGAATGTATCCAAACAAAGAAGGAACCTATTTCTCCTGCTGAAATCGGGCACCGGGCTTGTACCATTTGTTTGATTACACACATTGCCATGAAACTGAACCGCAAACTGAATTGGAATCCGGGAACTGAACGTTTCGAAAACGACGACCAGGCAAACGCCATGCTCAGCCGTCCGGAACGTTTCCCTTATGGAATTAGCAATATCAAAAGGAAATAATCGCAAAAATCCCTGTCCGTCACATAAATGTGACGGCAAAGGATATTGCTCTGATCGGCTAAATTGCTTATTCGTAGCATTATCCTTTGCCGTTGGCTTCAGCCAACGGACAGAATACTGATAAAGAAAACCGTCCGCGCAGAAGCCTTTTCAAGGCAAAAACTCCTTTCGGACGGAATGGTAGTGGCATATAAAGTGTTTACAAAAGTGCACTGCACTAAGCGGTTTCGAACCGCTTAGCGCCTACAGCAGATATCAAATTTAAAACTTAAATATTTTAACGTGAAGAAAGCTTTTGAAGTTCAAAATCCCGATCTGGAGTTGAGTCCATTTACCGGGATGTCGAAAAAACATTACATCGAATTGGCAAAGTACCTGCTGGAAAGGACATTTGAACATGTTGGCTCGATTGAAACGCCATTGACATTTCCATCGGTTCCCGGTAAAACCTATCCAGAGCCAAATGCTCCGGACTGGCGATATAAATCGGCCGATTTTGAAGCACTCGAAAGGACGTTTACGTTGGCAGGGCCGCTAATCCATATCGATCCTGAGACGACGATCAAAGGCATCAATCTTCGCGATTATTACAGTCTGCAAATCTATAATGCATTCACTCCAGGTCATTCCAACTCGCTGCCATTGCCTGAAGAATTGCCTGACTCCAATTATCAGTTTACCTGCGAGTTCGGTGGTTTGTTTAAAACGTTGCTGCTGATGCCCGAAACCATTTGGTTCGGTTATACCGAAAAGCAAAAGGACGAGATGGTGGTCACCATTTCGAAATGGGCACACCATAGGACAACCCAAAACAACTGGCGTATTTTCAATATAATTACCCTTTCGTTTCTGAAAAAATATGGATATGAAATTGACGACGAGCTACTGAAGAGTCACCTTTTGTGGGTAGCTTCTTACCATTCGGGCAATGGTTGGTACCTCGAACAGACTTACAATTACTATTCAATCAGCTTGTTTATCGTTTATACCACCATTTGGAACCGGACATTTGGTGACGAATATTATCCTGAAGTGGCCGCCATCATTGAAAAGTCGGCTCAAAAATTAATGGAATCACTCACCAGTTTCTTCGGACGGGATGGCTATATCAATATGTGGTCGCGCAGTATTTGTTACCGCACATGGGTTTCAGGAGCATTCCCCGTGGCCTTTATGCTGAAAGACAAAACCTTGTTGGATGCCGGTTGGGCGCGGAGACTTTGTTCAGGCTCGTTGCTGCAATTTGTTACACGCGAAGAATTCTATGACAACGATATCCCAAGTCTTGGTTTCTACGGACAAAAGGAATACATGATACAAAACTACAGTTGTGCCGGAAGTCCGTTCCTGATGTTCCTGCCATTTATCTGCCTCGCTTTGCCCGACGATTCGCCGTTCTGGACAGCCAAAGAAAATGAAGGAATGTGGGATACACTTGGAGACGAATCGAAAAAAGTAGTTCTTGAAAGTCCGGGGCTAGTGCTTGTAAATCATGGGAAAACAGGGACTTCCGAAATCATTCCGGGGAAAGTTTACTACGACGATCCGAATTATTCCAAACTTGTTTACAACACACATTTCCCCTGGGAAGACCACAATCCGCAGGGTGGAACGTCGATGGAGTACAGTTACCGCAGCCAGGATCCAAGAGATGTGCGGGGCGATGATGTCAATTTCTACCTTACCGGTAAAAAGGTTGAAAACGATTCAGAAAAAAACCGTTCGTTTACCATTTCGCAAAGCATGTTTTTCAACGGTGTGCGAAAAAATGTTTTATACCGTCAGGCCATCATGCGCCGTCCGCCAAACAATGGGGTGGGGTATATCATCGATTTGGCCGAAATTACAATTCCGGGCGGAGTAATTCGTGTCGACCGTTCGCGGCTGGCTTTTGAATACGAATTAACGCTTGGGCATTTCGGAATGCCGCATATAGATGGCCAAAAAGCTGTTGTTAATCAGTTCGAACTTGGCGACAAAAAGGTGATCACCGCATCCATTCCCGGAAGAAGAGTTGCCTTGATAACCTATCACGGATGGGACAAGTTGGATAGTTTGGTACACACCAACCGGAATGCTGAGGCTGATGAAAGCACAGTGATCTACGCCTATAAAAAACGCATGGCCAAAAATCCGCCGATGGAATTGATGATCAGCGTGATGATACATCGAATGGATAATCAGGAATGGACAGAGGAAGAATTGTCGCCGATTAAGGATATTCAGATCATGGATATTACACCGGAATATTCGGCTTTGGGTGCAACGATTACGCTTTTCAACGGCGAAAAATATGAAATCGATTTTAAAGACATCGATGGGAAACGATCGTGCTAATTTCTATTTCGTTGCCATCAGCAACTTTGTACAAATGTTCTGAGATTAAAAACTATAACATGCAGATTGTAAGTGGAAAATAGTCATTAGTCATTCGAAATGTAACTTTTAAACTTTTCCCAATGACTATTGACTTTTCCCTGTTGATATGAGAGTAGTAAAAAACCTAAATCCGGAATTCCTGTTTTCTTCCGAAGAATATTTTATTTTTGTGGATAATAAATCAGAC is a window from the Aquipluma nitroreducens genome containing:
- a CDS encoding Gfo/Idh/MocA family protein — its product is MERRNFLKKVSAGTAGAIILPTIIPSSVMGKNAPSNKINIGQIGCGRIAQGHDMPGTLQHDVARYIAVSDLDKNRMADGKKLVEDYYKKRTGQDNYVNVKMYDDYKEMLLNKDIDAVVISTPDHWHAQPAIEAALAGKHVYVQKPTSLTVAEGRIMANIVKEKGIILQVGTQQRSSTQFRVAAELVRNGRIGRLHTVKIGLPGDPSGPEAAEMPIPKGFNYDMWLGETPYVPYTEIGVHPQKGYDRPGWLRREQFGAGMITGWGQHHYDSAAWGMDTELTGPISIQAVAEFPKSGLWNVHGDFMAKAEYANGITMYTSGGYPNGIRYEGTEGWIFVSRGDYVASASDPVSKGQRAKALDASDPKILESVIGENEIHLYKSDEQHGNWLECIQTKKEPISPAEIGHRACTICLITHIAMKLNRKLNWNPGTERFENDDQANAMLSRPERFPYGISNIKRK
- a CDS encoding DUF2264 domain-containing protein, with translation MKKAFEVQNPDLELSPFTGMSKKHYIELAKYLLERTFEHVGSIETPLTFPSVPGKTYPEPNAPDWRYKSADFEALERTFTLAGPLIHIDPETTIKGINLRDYYSLQIYNAFTPGHSNSLPLPEELPDSNYQFTCEFGGLFKTLLLMPETIWFGYTEKQKDEMVVTISKWAHHRTTQNNWRIFNIITLSFLKKYGYEIDDELLKSHLLWVASYHSGNGWYLEQTYNYYSISLFIVYTTIWNRTFGDEYYPEVAAIIEKSAQKLMESLTSFFGRDGYINMWSRSICYRTWVSGAFPVAFMLKDKTLLDAGWARRLCSGSLLQFVTREEFYDNDIPSLGFYGQKEYMIQNYSCAGSPFLMFLPFICLALPDDSPFWTAKENEGMWDTLGDESKKVVLESPGLVLVNHGKTGTSEIIPGKVYYDDPNYSKLVYNTHFPWEDHNPQGGTSMEYSYRSQDPRDVRGDDVNFYLTGKKVENDSEKNRSFTISQSMFFNGVRKNVLYRQAIMRRPPNNGVGYIIDLAEITIPGGVIRVDRSRLAFEYELTLGHFGMPHIDGQKAVVNQFELGDKKVITASIPGRRVALITYHGWDKLDSLVHTNRNAEADESTVIYAYKKRMAKNPPMELMISVMIHRMDNQEWTEEELSPIKDIQIMDITPEYSALGATITLFNGEKYEIDFKDIDGKRSC